Genomic segment of Kibdelosporangium phytohabitans:
GCGGATCGCGTGTCCGCCACGCGCCGCGGTCGACCGCGCCGACGAATCTGTCCACTGTGGAGTTGAACAGGTCCGGTTCCTCCAGGTTGGCCGTGTGACCGGTCTGCGGCAGCACGGCCAGACCGGACGTGGGAATGGTCCGCTTGAGCATCAGGTCCGGCTCGAGGCAGCCTTCGTCCTCGTCGCCGACCACGATCAGCACCGGCGTGCAGATCCTGGCCAGCTCGTCGGTCAGCGAGTACAGCGACGGACGTGACGCCTGCACGCCGCGCATCGTCAACGCCGAGCCGATCGAGGAGTGCCCGGCCAGCGCGTCGGCGAATTCGGCCCAGCCACGCGGGTTCTTGTTCTGGAACTGCACACGCGCCGGGCCGATCGCGTACGTCTTGGCCACCTCGGCGGCGCCCTTGTGCTCGAACGAGTCCGCGGTCGCGTGGCATTCGGCGCGGAATCCCTCCTGCTTCTCGGGTTGCGCGCCGTAACCCGCGCCCGCCACGACGGCAGAAGCCACCCGGTCCGGGTGCCGCAGCACGAGGTGCAACGTCGTGAAGCCGCCCATCGACAGGCCGACGACGTGCGCCTTCGCCACATCCAGGCCGTCGAGGACAGCGACCACGTCCTTGACCGCGCGTTCCTGCGAGTACGCCGCCGGGTCCGTCGGGACGTCCGACGGCGGGTAACCGCGAGCCGAGTACGTGATGCAGCGGTGCGAGCCGGAGAAGTACCGCACCTGTGGTTCCCAGCTGCGGTGGTCGCCCGCGAACTCGTGCACGAACAGCAGCGGGAAACCGGTTCCGGTCACCTCCGCGTGCAGGGCCACCCCGTCGTCGGTCTCGATGCGGACCACAAGCCCTCCACCTCAGTCCAGGGGAATCGCGCCCATGATGTGCTCGTACGTCGCCTTGCGCGCGTCGTCGGCGTCGCCCCGGCGCAACGCGTCGACGATCAGCTCGTGCTGGCCGATCGACTCGGCGTGGCTGCGGGTGACGCGGGGGCCGCCGTGCAGTGCCTGCCACATCAGGCGCATCAGCGACAGCAGCAGCGGGCTGTGCGCGTACTCGTAGATGGTGAAGTGGAATTCCCGGTTGAGCTCGGAGTACAGCGGGTCCTGCTCGGCGAGCCCGCGCATCCGCTCGTTCAGCTCGGTCAGCCTGGCGATCCCGGCCTCGTCGATCTTCGCCGCGGCCAGCCCGGCGCCGAGCGACTCCAGCGCCGCGCGGATCTGGAAGTTCTCCTCGGTCGACCCGGAATCGGCCTCGACGACCGTGAACCCGCGGTGCGCGTCGCCGACCACGAGCCCTTCGGACTCCAGCCTGCGCATCGCCTCGCGGACCGGTGTCTGGCTGACGTGGAACCGCGCGGCCAGATCGCGTTGTCTGAGCTGCTTTCCCGCGGCGAGTTCACCGGTGATGATCAGCTCGCGGATCAGCGCGACCACCATGTCGGTCTTGCTGACGTAGTTCAACGCCGGTTGTCCGGTCTCGGTCATGTCCCCTCCTCAATCAGACCGCGCACCCGCTCCGCGGTCATCGGCAAACGCCCCACCGGACCGGTGAGGCCCAACGCGTCTCTGATCGCCCCCGCGATCGACGCGCCGGCCGCGGTCACCCCGCCTTCACCGGCCCCCTTCACCCCAAGGGGATTGCCCGGTGCCGGAGCGTCCTGGGCCACCAGGATGTCGATGTGCGGCAGTTCGGCCGCTGTCGGCAACTGGTAGTCCATGAACGTCACCGCCTGTGGTTGTCCGGCATCGTCGTACCGGAACTCCTCCAGCAAAGCGCCACCAACCCCCTGTGCGACACCACCGAGTAGCTGACCTTCGACCAATGTCGGGTTGATCGCCCTGCCGACGTCGTACGCCACGAGGTAGCGCAACACCTTCACGTGCCCTGTTCCCGTGTCCACGTCCACCAGCGCGAGGTGGACACCGTAGGGATAGGTCATGTGCTCGACTTCGAACCTGCGCCGCGCGGACAGCCCCGCCGGCTCGTCGTTCCGCAGATGCGGACTGCCCGGGCGGCAAGCAGTCGCAACCTCGGCGTACGACACGCTCATGCCCGGCGCGCCCTTGACGCGGATCGTGCCCGCGGCGACCTCGAGGTCGTCCTCGGACACCTCCAGCATCCGGGAAGCCAGCTGGATCGCACGTTCCCGCACCGCCAGCGCTGCCTTGTGCACCGCGCTGCCACCGACGACTGTGGACCGCGAAGCCCATGATCCACCGCCGAAGGGCTGCAGCACCGTGTCGCCGTTGACCACAGTGACCACTGCGGGGTCCACCGCCAGCGCGTCCGCGGTGACCTGCGCCAGTACGGTCTCGATGCCTTGGCCGAGCGAGGTTCCGCCGGAGTGCACGCGGACCTCGCCGGACGTGCCGACCACGACGTCCGCGGTCTCCTGTGGCCCGAGTCCGCTCTTCTCGAGGAACACCGCCACACCGAGACCGGCGCTGTGCCCTCGTTCCCGCAGCGATTCCAGCTGGGACCGGTAGCCGAGGCGGTCGGCTTCGACCATCGCCTTGTCCAGCAGGCCGGCGTAGTCGCCGGAGTCGAGCACGACGTCCGTGCCCAGGGTGCTCATCGCCCTGGTGTGCGGCAGTTCGTCCGCGGTGAGCAGGTTCCTGCGCCTCAACTCCACGCGGTCGATGCCCATCCGATCCGCGGCGACGTCGAACAACTGCTCACGCACCGAGGTTCCCTCGAACCGGCCCGGCGCGCGATAGGTACCGCACGGAGTCTTGTTGGTCAGCATGACCTGGATGCGGCCGTGGAACGCCGGGACGCGATAAGGACCCGGCAGCATCGCCAGCGTCAGTTCGGGCACGATGATCCCGTGCGTCCTGGCGTACGCGCCGTTGTCGTGCAGCACGTCGTCCTTCAGGCCGAGCAACGTGCCGTTCTCGTCGAACGCCGCCGAGGCGACGTGGCGCTGCTGGCGGGAGTGGTTGGCCGCGACGAGGTGTTCGGCCCGGTCCTCCACCCACTTGACCGGACGGCGCAGCTTGCGTGCCAGCCAGGGGACCAGGAAGTCCTCCGGGTAGAACTCGCCGCGCACGCCGAAGCCGCCGCCCGTGTCCATGGCGTGCACGTGGATCAGGTTCTCGTCCACGCCGAGCATCCCCGCGAGCACGTCCCGGTTGAACACCGGCACCTTGGTCATCCCGAAGATCCGCAGCGCGCCGGTCGCCGGATCCACGTCGGCGAGCAAAGCCCTCGGTTCCAACGGGACCGCGCTGTGGCGGCCGACGTCGAACTCGACCGTGACAACGTGCGCCGCCTGCGCGAACGCGGACTCCACGGGCCCGTAGCCGAGTTCGAACTCCGCCGCCTTCGTACCGCTCGCGGTGTCCACTGTGACCGGCAGTTCGTCGATGTCGACCTCGACGCGCTCGGCTATGTCCTCGGCTTCGTACGGGTCGTCCGCGAGGACGACGGCGACCGGTTCGCCGACGTACCGGACCTCGTCGGCAGCGAGAACAGGTTGCAGATATTCGGTCAGATCGATGCCCTGCACGGTGAGGCGCACCGGGATTCGCAGCCCTGGTGGCAGATCCCGCGCTGTGACAACACTTCCTCCGGGAGCGCTGCCAGGTTTCCTGACCTCGACGAGCCTGCCGTGCGCGATCGGCGAGCGCACCACGCGCATCCACACCTGCCCGGCCCGGTCCTGGTCGTCGCAGAACCGGCCGAGGCCGCGCAGCAGACGCGGATCCTCCTTGCGCGGCAGCCGCTCGCCGATCGACGTCATCCCATGCGCTCCTCGGCGACCTGCCGGACCGCCTCGACTATCCCCTGGTAGCCGGTGCACCGGCAGAGGTTGGCCGCCAGCACCTCGCGGACCTCGGCCTCGTCCGGCACAGTGTCCTGTTCGGACAGATACGCCTCGGACAGCATCAGGAACCCCGGCGTGCAGAACCCGCACTGCAGCCCGTGGCACCGGCTGAACGCTTTCTGCAGGTCGGAGAGCTCCTCGCCGTCCGCGAGGCCTTCGACCGTGCGGACTTCGCAGCCGTCGGCCTGCACGCCGAACACCAGGCAGGACCGCACCGGCTCGCCGTCGAGCAGAACCGTGCAGGCACCGCAGATCCCGTGCTCGCAGCCGACGTGCGTGCCGGTGTAGCCGAGGTCGTGCCGCAGCACGTCGGCCAGCGTGCGCCGGGACTCGACCACGATCTCGTGCTCGTTGCCGTTGACCGCCAGC
This window contains:
- a CDS encoding alpha/beta fold hydrolase, translating into MVRIETDDGVALHAEVTGTGFPLLFVHEFAGDHRSWEPQVRYFSGSHRCITYSARGYPPSDVPTDPAAYSQERAVKDVVAVLDGLDVAKAHVVGLSMGGFTTLHLVLRHPDRVASAVVAGAGYGAQPEKQEGFRAECHATADSFEHKGAAEVAKTYAIGPARVQFQNKNPRGWAEFADALAGHSSIGSALTMRGVQASRPSLYSLTDELARICTPVLIVVGDEDEGCLEPDLMLKRTIPTSGLAVLPQTGHTANLEEPDLFNSTVDRFVGAVDRGAWRTRDPRSRTGSTM
- a CDS encoding (2Fe-2S)-binding protein, which produces MKDIHLIALAVNGNEHEIVVESRRTLADVLRHDLGYTGTHVGCEHGICGACTVLLDGEPVRSCLVFGVQADGCEVRTVEGLADGEELSDLQKAFSRCHGLQCGFCTPGFLMLSEAYLSEQDTVPDEAEVREVLAANLCRCTGYQGIVEAVRQVAEERMG
- a CDS encoding GntR family transcriptional regulator encodes the protein MTETGQPALNYVSKTDMVVALIRELIITGELAAGKQLRQRDLAARFHVSQTPVREAMRRLESEGLVVGDAHRGFTVVEADSGSTEENFQIRAALESLGAGLAAAKIDEAGIARLTELNERMRGLAEQDPLYSELNREFHFTIYEYAHSPLLLSLMRLMWQALHGGPRVTRSHAESIGQHELIVDALRRGDADDARKATYEHIMGAIPLD
- a CDS encoding xanthine dehydrogenase family protein molybdopterin-binding subunit encodes the protein MTSIGERLPRKEDPRLLRGLGRFCDDQDRAGQVWMRVVRSPIAHGRLVEVRKPGSAPGGSVVTARDLPPGLRIPVRLTVQGIDLTEYLQPVLAADEVRYVGEPVAVVLADDPYEAEDIAERVEVDIDELPVTVDTASGTKAAEFELGYGPVESAFAQAAHVVTVEFDVGRHSAVPLEPRALLADVDPATGALRIFGMTKVPVFNRDVLAGMLGVDENLIHVHAMDTGGGFGVRGEFYPEDFLVPWLARKLRRPVKWVEDRAEHLVAANHSRQQRHVASAAFDENGTLLGLKDDVLHDNGAYARTHGIIVPELTLAMLPGPYRVPAFHGRIQVMLTNKTPCGTYRAPGRFEGTSVREQLFDVAADRMGIDRVELRRRNLLTADELPHTRAMSTLGTDVVLDSGDYAGLLDKAMVEADRLGYRSQLESLRERGHSAGLGVAVFLEKSGLGPQETADVVVGTSGEVRVHSGGTSLGQGIETVLAQVTADALAVDPAVVTVVNGDTVLQPFGGGSWASRSTVVGGSAVHKAALAVRERAIQLASRMLEVSEDDLEVAAGTIRVKGAPGMSVSYAEVATACRPGSPHLRNDEPAGLSARRRFEVEHMTYPYGVHLALVDVDTGTGHVKVLRYLVAYDVGRAINPTLVEGQLLGGVAQGVGGALLEEFRYDDAGQPQAVTFMDYQLPTAAELPHIDILVAQDAPAPGNPLGVKGAGEGGVTAAGASIAGAIRDALGLTGPVGRLPMTAERVRGLIEEGT